A genomic region of Desulfosarcina ovata subsp. ovata contains the following coding sequences:
- the purD gene encoding phosphoribosylamine--glycine ligase, translating to MNVLVVGGGGREHALVWKIAQSPRVKKIFCAPGNAGIARLADCVPIGAAEIDKLLDFARDKGIDLTVVGPEDPLAGGIVDQFEAAGLRIFGASQRAARIESSKSFAKAIMQKYGIPTAKGQTFTRFAQAQAYVKKIGAPLVVKADGLAAGKGVIVCSTEKMALDALRQIMVDRQFGDAGTQVVVEECLVGEESSFLAFTDGKTVLPLPSSQDHKPVFDDDKGLNTGGMGAYSPAPVVDQYLHQRIMNEVMIPMVNGMAAEGCPYKGVLYAGLMIQRDTIKVLEFNGRFGDPEAQPLLVRMQNDIIPVMEAIIDERLDTCRLEIDPRASVCVVMAAGGYPEKYKKGLEISGIDNANRMRDVVVFHAGTQLDGKKILSSGGRVLGVTALGNTVELAIKKAYQAVAKISWSNVHYRSDIGKKALLRMQTKPCVGIVMGSDSDLAVMEGALGIFKKFGIPIEMTVASAHRSPARAAEYAASAKARGLQVIIAGAGHAAHLAGVLAAHTTLPVIGVPIDSSCLQGFDALLSTVQMPPGIPVATVSIGKPGAKNAAILAVQIMAVSNDDLAAELAAFKKEMAVEVEKKADRLKAYR from the coding sequence ATGAACGTGTTGGTTGTCGGCGGCGGAGGAAGAGAGCACGCCTTAGTTTGGAAAATTGCCCAGAGCCCCCGCGTGAAAAAGATCTTCTGCGCCCCGGGAAATGCCGGTATTGCCCGTCTGGCCGACTGTGTTCCGATCGGTGCCGCCGAAATCGACAAACTGCTGGACTTTGCCCGTGATAAAGGGATTGACCTTACCGTTGTCGGACCCGAGGATCCGCTGGCGGGAGGGATTGTTGATCAGTTTGAAGCAGCGGGGCTGCGCATTTTTGGTGCCAGCCAGCGCGCGGCACGCATTGAATCCAGCAAGTCTTTTGCCAAGGCGATCATGCAGAAATACGGCATCCCCACCGCCAAGGGGCAGACCTTTACCCGTTTCGCCCAGGCCCAGGCGTATGTCAAAAAGATCGGCGCCCCGCTGGTGGTCAAGGCCGACGGCCTGGCTGCCGGGAAAGGGGTGATCGTCTGCAGCACCGAGAAAATGGCCCTGGATGCCCTCAGACAGATCATGGTCGACCGCCAGTTCGGTGATGCCGGCACCCAGGTGGTGGTGGAAGAGTGCCTGGTCGGGGAAGAGTCGTCATTCCTGGCCTTTACCGATGGCAAGACCGTTTTGCCATTGCCCTCCTCCCAGGATCACAAACCGGTGTTCGATGACGACAAAGGCCTCAACACCGGCGGCATGGGGGCCTATTCACCGGCGCCCGTGGTGGACCAGTACCTTCACCAGCGGATCATGAACGAAGTGATGATTCCCATGGTCAACGGCATGGCTGCCGAGGGGTGCCCTTACAAAGGGGTGCTTTACGCGGGCTTGATGATTCAACGGGACACGATCAAGGTTCTGGAGTTCAATGGCCGTTTCGGAGACCCGGAAGCCCAGCCGCTGCTGGTGCGCATGCAAAATGACATCATTCCGGTGATGGAGGCCATCATCGACGAGCGGCTCGACACCTGCCGGCTTGAGATCGATCCGCGGGCATCGGTCTGCGTGGTCATGGCTGCCGGTGGGTATCCGGAAAAATACAAGAAGGGCCTGGAGATCAGCGGGATCGACAATGCCAACCGCATGCGCGATGTGGTGGTTTTTCATGCCGGTACCCAACTGGACGGCAAGAAGATCCTTTCCAGCGGAGGCCGGGTTCTGGGCGTGACGGCCCTTGGTAATACGGTGGAACTGGCCATTAAGAAAGCTTACCAGGCCGTGGCCAAGATCAGTTGGAGCAACGTCCATTACCGCAGCGATATCGGCAAGAAGGCCCTTTTGCGCATGCAGACCAAACCCTGTGTGGGGATCGTCATGGGCAGCGATTCCGACCTTGCGGTCATGGAGGGTGCACTGGGCATCTTCAAGAAATTCGGTATCCCCATCGAGATGACGGTTGCGTCGGCCCATCGCAGCCCGGCACGCGCGGCCGAATACGCGGCCTCGGCCAAGGCGCGCGGCCTCCAGGTGATCATCGCCGGTGCCGGCCATGCGGCCCATCTGGCCGGTGTTCTGGCGGCGCATACGACTCTGCCGGTCATCGGTGTGCCCATCGACTCTTCCTGCCTGCAGGGCTTCGACGCGCTGCTCTCCACCGTGCAGATGCCCCCGGGAATCCCTGTGGCCACAGTGTCGATCGGGAAACCGGGCGCCAAGAATGCGGCCATTCTGGCCGTTCAGATCATGGCGGTATCCAATGATGACCTGGCTGCGGAGCTGGCCGCATTCAAGAAGGAGATGGCGGTAGAGGTTGAGAAAAAGGCCGACAGACTCAAAGCCTACCGGTAA
- a CDS encoding L-threonylcarbamoyladenylate synthase, giving the protein MRKRPTDSKPTGNRYRIDPAHSDSGCIQLAVERLKRGGVIVFPTSGLYGLGADALSEQSVQRVFAMKRRPADKPVLVLLSHIHDMNWLVREVPDYARPLLTLWPGGITFVFSAAGAVPVALTGGTGKIGLRLPLHPVARALAKGFGGPITGTSANISGRPPASSVAALDPGIRRAADLILDAGKLSGGPGSTIVDVTCWPVRVVREGAVPWRVVNDILKQL; this is encoded by the coding sequence TTGAGAAAAAGGCCGACAGACTCAAAGCCTACCGGTAACCGGTATCGGATCGATCCGGCGCATTCCGATTCCGGTTGCATCCAATTGGCCGTTGAACGGCTGAAGCGAGGCGGCGTAATCGTCTTTCCCACCTCCGGACTCTACGGACTGGGTGCCGATGCCCTGTCTGAGCAATCGGTGCAGCGGGTGTTTGCGATGAAGCGGCGGCCGGCGGATAAACCGGTGCTGGTGCTTCTTTCCCACATTCACGATATGAATTGGCTGGTGCGTGAGGTTCCTGATTACGCCCGGCCACTGCTGACCCTGTGGCCAGGTGGAATTACCTTTGTTTTCTCCGCTGCCGGAGCGGTGCCCGTAGCGCTGACCGGCGGAACGGGAAAGATCGGCCTCCGGTTGCCGCTTCACCCGGTGGCCCGGGCGCTGGCCAAAGGCTTTGGAGGACCCATCACCGGTACCAGTGCCAATATTTCGGGGCGACCGCCAGCGTCCAGCGTAGCGGCCCTTGATCCGGGCATCCGCCGGGCGGCAGACCTGATCCTGGATGCCGGTAAACTTTCCGGTGGGCCGGGCTCCACAATCGTGGATGTGACCTGCTGGCCGGTCCGGGTGGTCCGTGAGGGGGCGGTGCCCTGGCGCGTGGTCAACGATATTCTCAAGCAACTTTAG
- a CDS encoding alpha/beta hydrolase has translation MEFERLWLQTDQGDVEGWLFRADGVEATKPGPAVLMAHGNRELIDFCRERANGYQRLGYTVLLGEYRGYGRSAGSPSQERVASDFQAFYDLLVSLPFVDPQKVVFHGRSLGGSVLSELSRRRQPAGIIVESTFISIKAMAHGAPDLLLVDRYDTLSALMDYPGPILIIHGTRDDVVPVSHALEMKKRIPRAELLLYDFGHSDGPPDWDVYWNDISAFLKRALD, from the coding sequence GTGGAATTCGAAAGATTATGGCTGCAAACCGACCAAGGCGATGTTGAAGGCTGGCTTTTCAGGGCCGATGGCGTCGAGGCTACCAAACCGGGGCCAGCGGTGTTGATGGCACATGGTAACCGCGAGCTGATCGACTTTTGCCGAGAACGTGCCAACGGATATCAACGGTTGGGGTATACGGTCTTGTTGGGCGAGTACCGGGGATACGGTCGCAGTGCGGGCTCACCCAGCCAAGAACGTGTCGCTTCCGATTTTCAGGCCTTTTACGATCTCCTGGTATCGCTGCCTTTTGTGGATCCCCAAAAGGTCGTATTCCATGGTCGCTCGTTGGGTGGGAGCGTATTGAGCGAGCTATCCCGGAGACGGCAACCGGCAGGTATCATCGTAGAATCGACCTTCATCTCAATCAAGGCGATGGCCCATGGGGCACCGGATTTACTGTTGGTGGACAGGTACGACACGCTCAGTGCGCTTATGGATTACCCGGGGCCGATCCTGATTATTCATGGCACGCGGGACGACGTCGTTCCGGTCAGCCATGCCTTGGAGATGAAGAAGCGTATTCCCCGGGCTGAACTTCTTCTCTACGATTTCGGGCATAGCGATGGTCCGCCGGACTGGGATGTCTACTGGAATGACATCTCGGCATTCCTGAAAAGGGCGTTGGATTGA
- a CDS encoding methyltransferase, giving the protein MDNKHTDDSILKTVRGFMASRVIISAAEIDLFTLLARQSHTADEVAYTTGADLRGITILLDALCALGFMVKTNGTYRTESSAATLLSADAPPSVRPMVLHMGSVWRNWSKLNNIVLGKAVPDLEKGILDKENFEAFIGAMHVVASRAAPDVVAVVNPGGASRLLDVGGGSGSYILAFLDAQPAMRATLFDKPEVIKMARARVEAAGMTDRVTLVVGDFYKDELPTGHDLALLSAIIHQNSPAENEELYCKIHRALDGGGRIVIRDHVMSPDHTQPLEGALFAVNMLAGTKGGGTYTFQEIEAGLAAAGFTKIKQLQDKRMFSLVEGYKA; this is encoded by the coding sequence ATGGACAATAAACACACGGATGACTCGATCCTGAAAACGGTTCGTGGCTTCATGGCCAGCCGCGTAATCATCAGCGCGGCCGAGATAGACCTTTTTACCCTTCTTGCGCGCCAATCCCACACGGCGGACGAAGTTGCCTACACGACCGGCGCCGACTTGCGCGGAATCACGATTTTGCTCGATGCTCTGTGTGCCCTGGGATTCATGGTGAAAACCAATGGCACCTACCGAACCGAGTCGTCCGCCGCCACGCTGCTGTCCGCAGACGCACCGCCGTCGGTTCGGCCCATGGTGCTTCATATGGGCTCCGTCTGGCGCAACTGGTCTAAACTCAATAATATCGTGTTGGGAAAAGCTGTTCCCGATTTGGAAAAAGGTATCCTGGATAAGGAAAATTTCGAGGCTTTCATTGGGGCTATGCACGTGGTCGCGTCGAGGGCCGCACCGGATGTCGTGGCGGTCGTGAACCCTGGCGGAGCCAGCCGGCTGTTGGATGTCGGCGGCGGTTCCGGATCCTATATACTAGCTTTCCTCGATGCACAGCCGGCCATGCGGGCGACCCTGTTCGATAAGCCGGAGGTAATCAAGATGGCTAGAGCTCGGGTGGAGGCCGCCGGGATGACGGACCGTGTCACCTTGGTGGTCGGCGATTTCTACAAAGATGAACTTCCAACAGGACACGATCTGGCTCTGTTGTCGGCTATTATTCACCAGAACAGTCCCGCAGAGAACGAGGAATTGTATTGTAAGATCCATCGTGCCTTGGATGGTGGTGGCCGCATCGTAATCCGAGATCACGTCATGTCACCGGATCATACGCAACCCTTAGAAGGCGCCCTGTTTGCGGTAAACATGCTGGCCGGCACCAAAGGCGGCGGCACCTATACATTCCAAGAAATCGAGGCCGGACTCGCGGCAGCCGGATTTACAAAAATCAAACAGCTTCAGGATAAGCGCATGTTTTCTCTGGTGGAAGGCTATAAAGCCTAA
- the lexA gene encoding transcriptional repressor LexA: MQTPPTPKQQTLLDYLRRTIDTQGQIPSLRQAATDLGISHTAVVQRLKSLENKGYIKREGRYSRTVYLLNRDQETAGVHRWRELPIIGQITAGLPMYAQQAWDGTVVVDGAVFTGDNLFVLRVRGDSMRDVGILDGDLTICQPRQYAENGEIVVALVHNEEATVKRFFLHADHIELHPENPAYPVLRYGFDEVLIQGKVVGLQRGSNSALWEPHPGTSAKRTAPGKH; the protein is encoded by the coding sequence GTGCAAACACCACCGACACCCAAGCAACAGACGCTCCTGGATTATCTGAGGCGCACCATCGATACCCAGGGTCAGATTCCCAGCCTGCGCCAGGCGGCTACCGACCTGGGGATCAGTCATACGGCTGTTGTCCAAAGGCTTAAATCCCTGGAGAACAAGGGGTACATCAAACGGGAAGGTCGTTACAGCCGCACAGTCTATTTGCTCAATCGCGACCAGGAAACCGCCGGTGTTCACCGATGGCGAGAGCTTCCCATCATCGGCCAAATCACTGCCGGCCTGCCCATGTACGCCCAACAGGCATGGGATGGTACCGTGGTGGTGGACGGTGCCGTATTCACCGGCGACAATCTCTTCGTATTGCGGGTGCGCGGTGATTCCATGCGCGATGTAGGTATTTTAGACGGGGATCTGACCATCTGCCAACCCCGGCAGTATGCTGAAAACGGTGAAATCGTGGTGGCCCTGGTGCACAACGAAGAAGCCACGGTAAAGCGCTTTTTCCTGCACGCCGACCATATCGAACTCCATCCTGAGAACCCGGCCTATCCAGTGCTGCGCTATGGTTTCGACGAAGTATTGATACAGGGCAAGGTGGTGGGGCTGCAACGAGGCTCTAACAGCGCCTTGTGGGAACCCCATCCCGGAACAAGCGCCAAGCGAACAGCTCCTGGAAAACATTGA
- a CDS encoding DUF72 domain-containing protein has translation MLAILIQLPPAFDWVPDHRLYLSHLLDALVGLPVAVEFRHRSWADERVFKGFKDRRVTLVTVDVPDLGYLFPSLDVVTNPDLIYIRFHGRNTRGWRSGNMQKQFDYDYSPAELEHWSSSTIPKMAATARTGAIFFNNHVRVQAPRNAQILVAQLENRGFSMKPSGQ, from the coding sequence TTGCTGGCGATATTGATTCAACTGCCGCCCGCTTTTGACTGGGTTCCCGATCACCGGCTCTATTTGAGCCACCTGCTGGATGCCCTGGTGGGACTGCCGGTGGCCGTGGAGTTCCGCCATCGGTCCTGGGCCGACGAACGGGTTTTCAAAGGATTCAAAGACCGACGGGTGACCTTGGTGACCGTGGATGTGCCGGATCTGGGCTATCTGTTTCCGAGCCTGGATGTCGTCACCAACCCCGATCTGATCTATATCCGCTTTCATGGCCGCAATACCCGGGGATGGCGGTCGGGCAACATGCAAAAGCAGTTCGACTACGACTACAGCCCGGCCGAGCTTGAGCACTGGAGTTCGTCCACCATCCCCAAGATGGCTGCAACGGCCCGTACCGGTGCTATTTTCTTCAATAACCATGTCCGTGTCCAGGCACCCCGCAATGCGCAGATCCTGGTGGCGCAACTGGAAAACCGGGGCTTTTCGATGAAGCCATCAGGCCAATGA
- a CDS encoding DNA polymerase III subunit alpha: MIPLTLRSNYSLMWGTASVQQLCRHAHRLGYDRLALTDTDNLYGLWPFLTACRREGITPIVGAEITDPKSGRRAVCLVADATGYRHLCQLLTQRHLQPDFDLATGLPALAAGMMVLTSNVDLLKHWHAAGVRVVAAMPRSPLPAGHPLRQTAQALGCPLVATPGAFFLHPQDHALHRLLRAIDNNTSLERLNSRDMAPADAWLAGPEDYVRRFAICPEAIANTFVVAEQITFSGPAFGTVMPPWSDRRGRSPEVALREVAYAGARRRYGRDLSEPVVERLEHELGIIQAMNFCSYFLLVRDIVKHSPRTCGRGSGAASLVAYCLGITNVCPVKHNLYFGRFLNPGRQDPPDIDVDFAWDERDALIQGVLDRFGPRAAMVSSHILFQPRMAVRETAKVFGLTDSEIGKVTKRLPGFWRLTSAKADLLADLKQRPEAKALDFVHPWSRILSLAQRLIGIPRYLSVHPGGIVITPDPIDHYVPVQRAAKGVPIVQWEKDAVEDAGLVKIDLLGNRSLGVIRDAIHNVHANGRILEEDRWEPEDDADTQETLAQGHTMGCFYIESPAMRLLQQKAAVGDFEHLVIHSSIIRPAANECIQEYLRRLHGDPWSPIHPLLNDVLEETFGIMVYQEDVSRTAMALAGFSDAEADGLRKVMSKKDRLHRLADYRERFVAGARANGVADDRIEAVWSMMMSFSGYSFCKPHSASYARVSFQAVYLKAHFPAEFMAAVISNQGGFYSTFAYVSEARRLGVTIMPPDVQRSPIRWRGQDSRIRVGLMAVRGLTADTMDRIVVQREKGPFGNLNTFLDRVRPTVDEVRALIHCGALDSLAPGLSRGQLLWQLACRQTDSKTHSDLPTLFDSRPDTLAPPELPPDDELVRLRREFKVLVFLCECHPMVLFASAIDNARTVKAAQLPHYLGRRVRFAGWLITGKVVRTKKGDPMEFLTFEDETGIVETTFFPNAYDRFCHLIDHNRPYLLEGVVEQNWGAVTLTVGRVEALSSHEQALGDSRLPEIIDG; this comes from the coding sequence ATGATTCCCTTGACCCTCCGCTCCAATTACTCACTGATGTGGGGCACGGCATCGGTCCAACAGCTCTGCCGGCACGCTCACCGATTGGGCTATGATCGCCTGGCGTTGACCGATACGGACAATCTGTACGGTCTGTGGCCCTTTCTCACCGCATGCCGACGGGAAGGAATCACGCCCATTGTGGGTGCCGAGATCACCGACCCCAAAAGCGGCCGGCGGGCAGTCTGCCTGGTGGCCGATGCAACCGGCTACCGGCATTTGTGCCAACTGCTCACCCAGCGGCACCTGCAACCGGATTTCGACCTGGCAACCGGTCTTCCTGCATTGGCGGCAGGGATGATGGTTCTGACTTCCAATGTGGATCTTTTGAAACACTGGCACGCCGCTGGTGTGCGGGTGGTGGCGGCCATGCCGCGATCGCCCCTGCCGGCCGGCCATCCCCTGCGTCAAACGGCCCAGGCCCTGGGATGCCCCCTGGTGGCCACGCCGGGCGCGTTCTTCCTGCATCCCCAGGACCATGCCCTGCATCGCCTGTTGCGCGCCATCGACAACAACACCAGCCTGGAACGGCTGAACTCACGGGACATGGCCCCGGCTGACGCCTGGCTGGCCGGCCCGGAAGACTATGTCCGGCGCTTCGCCATTTGCCCGGAAGCCATTGCCAATACCTTCGTCGTGGCCGAACAGATCACCTTTTCCGGCCCTGCTTTCGGCACTGTGATGCCGCCATGGTCGGATCGCCGGGGCCGTTCCCCGGAAGTCGCCTTGCGGGAAGTGGCTTACGCGGGTGCCCGGCGGCGTTACGGCAGGGATCTTTCAGAACCGGTGGTGGAGCGCCTGGAACATGAACTGGGCATTATCCAGGCAATGAACTTTTGCAGCTATTTTCTGCTGGTACGCGATATCGTCAAGCACAGCCCGCGCACCTGCGGGCGGGGGTCCGGGGCCGCCTCCCTGGTGGCCTACTGCCTGGGCATCACCAATGTCTGTCCCGTGAAGCACAACCTTTACTTCGGCCGTTTTCTCAATCCAGGGCGCCAGGACCCGCCGGATATCGATGTGGATTTTGCCTGGGACGAACGCGATGCCCTCATCCAGGGGGTGCTGGACCGCTTCGGTCCGCGGGCCGCCATGGTCTCCAGCCATATTCTGTTCCAGCCCCGCATGGCGGTGCGCGAGACGGCCAAGGTCTTCGGGCTGACCGACTCGGAAATCGGCAAGGTCACCAAGCGGCTGCCCGGGTTCTGGCGGCTGACTTCGGCCAAAGCCGACCTGCTGGCCGATCTGAAACAGCGGCCCGAAGCCAAGGCCCTGGATTTCGTCCACCCCTGGTCGCGGATCTTATCCCTGGCGCAACGGCTGATCGGCATACCGCGCTATTTGTCGGTTCATCCAGGCGGAATCGTCATCACGCCAGATCCCATCGACCATTACGTGCCGGTGCAGCGGGCAGCCAAAGGGGTGCCCATCGTGCAGTGGGAGAAGGATGCCGTGGAGGATGCCGGCCTGGTAAAAATCGATCTTCTGGGAAACCGAAGCCTGGGGGTTATCCGCGATGCGATCCACAATGTCCATGCGAACGGCAGAATCCTGGAAGAAGACCGCTGGGAACCCGAGGATGACGCGGATACCCAGGAGACCCTGGCCCAGGGGCATACCATGGGCTGTTTTTATATCGAAAGCCCGGCCATGCGGCTGCTTCAGCAAAAGGCGGCCGTGGGCGATTTCGAGCACCTGGTGATCCACTCCAGCATCATCCGGCCGGCGGCCAACGAATGCATCCAGGAGTATCTGCGCCGCCTTCACGGTGACCCCTGGTCCCCCATCCATCCCTTGCTGAACGATGTGCTGGAAGAAACTTTCGGGATCATGGTTTATCAGGAGGATGTCTCCAGGACCGCCATGGCCCTGGCCGGGTTCAGCGATGCCGAAGCCGACGGCCTGCGCAAGGTGATGTCCAAGAAGGACCGCCTGCATCGGCTGGCGGATTACCGGGAGCGCTTTGTCGCGGGTGCCCGGGCAAATGGCGTTGCCGATGACAGGATCGAGGCGGTCTGGTCCATGATGATGAGTTTTTCGGGATACTCGTTTTGCAAGCCCCACAGCGCATCCTATGCCCGGGTTTCGTTCCAGGCCGTATACCTCAAGGCTCATTTCCCGGCCGAGTTCATGGCTGCGGTGATCAGTAATCAGGGGGGCTTTTACAGCACCTTCGCCTACGTCTCCGAAGCACGCCGATTGGGGGTGACGATCATGCCCCCGGATGTCCAGCGTAGCCCCATCCGATGGCGCGGCCAGGACAGCCGGATCCGCGTGGGCCTGATGGCCGTCAGGGGGCTTACGGCCGATACCATGGACCGCATCGTTGTCCAACGGGAGAAGGGACCCTTTGGCAACCTGAACACCTTTCTCGACCGGGTTCGGCCGACCGTGGACGAAGTCCGTGCCCTGATTCATTGTGGCGCCCTGGACAGCCTTGCACCCGGCCTGTCCCGAGGCCAACTCCTTTGGCAGCTGGCCTGCCGGCAGACCGACAGCAAAACCCATTCGGATTTGCCGACATTGTTCGACTCCCGGCCGGATACCTTGGCGCCGCCCGAGCTGCCGCCAGATGACGAGCTGGTGCGCCTGCGCCGGGAATTTAAGGTGCTCGTTTTTTTGTGCGAGTGCCATCCCATGGTTCTTTTTGCATCAGCCATCGACAACGCCCGTACAGTCAAGGCCGCGCAGCTGCCCCATTATCTGGGCCGCAGGGTGCGCTTTGCCGGCTGGCTGATCACCGGCAAGGTGGTGCGTACCAAAAAAGGCGACCCCATGGAGTTTTTAACTTTTGAAGATGAAACCGGTATTGTGGAGACCACGTTTTTCCCGAATGCCTACGATCGATTCTGTCATTTGATCGACCACAACCGGCCTTATCTGCTGGAGGGCGTTGTGGAACAAAACTGGGGCGCGGTCACTCTCACGGTCGGTCGGGTGGAAGCATTATCATCACATGAGCAGGCTCTCGGAGATAGCAGATTGCCGGAAATTATCGATGGGTAG
- a CDS encoding (deoxy)nucleoside triphosphate pyrophosphohydrolase — MRDIIKVTAAILEKNGQIIIAQRKSGDHLSGLWEFPGGKIEPGESPEACLARELNEEFNIEVTIGDFLGSNVHHYDHISIELMAYRASWVSGTISMNDHKAYRWVTVDQLTEYEFTSADVPFVDMLLRRLD; from the coding sequence ATGCGGGATATCATCAAAGTCACAGCGGCCATATTGGAAAAAAATGGTCAGATTATCATCGCACAACGAAAAAGTGGCGATCATTTGTCCGGATTATGGGAGTTCCCTGGTGGTAAAATCGAGCCTGGGGAGAGCCCTGAGGCTTGCCTTGCCCGAGAACTTAATGAGGAATTCAATATCGAGGTGACCATCGGTGATTTCCTCGGTTCCAATGTCCATCACTACGATCACATTTCTATCGAACTGATGGCATACAGGGCATCATGGGTGAGTGGCACCATATCCATGAATGATCATAAGGCCTACCGTTGGGTCACCGTTGACCAACTCACCGAATATGAATTTACTTCAGCAGATGTTCCCTTCGTTGATATGTTATTGAGGCGGCTCGATTAA
- a CDS encoding class I SAM-dependent methyltransferase, whose translation MRKFTEGLVDPQLIVSSLNIKQGQTVIDAGCGTGYMAKIFSQAVSASGKVYAVDRDSYFITKLANEIKGTNIDAIKGDITKLDQLPDHFTDHLYVSTVIHSLPRNKLADFIQEAKRLLKFDAQLAIVEIEKKETPFGPAMENRYSPEELIKKIPMVPTKTVKVGEYFYMQVFQNTDEL comes from the coding sequence ATGCGAAAATTTACAGAAGGCTTGGTTGACCCCCAACTCATTGTCAGCTCACTGAACATTAAACAAGGACAGACAGTCATTGATGCAGGATGTGGCACCGGGTATATGGCAAAGATATTCTCCCAAGCGGTCTCCGCATCAGGTAAGGTCTATGCCGTTGATCGCGACAGCTATTTTATAACGAAACTTGCCAATGAAATCAAAGGCACCAATATCGATGCCATTAAGGGAGATATAACCAAACTTGACCAGCTCCCAGATCATTTTACCGATCATCTGTACGTTTCCACCGTGATACATTCCTTGCCGAGAAATAAACTTGCGGATTTTATCCAAGAGGCCAAGCGGTTATTAAAATTCGATGCTCAGTTGGCAATTGTCGAGATCGAAAAGAAAGAGACACCTTTCGGTCCGGCGATGGAAAATCGGTACTCGCCTGAAGAACTGATAAAAAAGATTCCTATGGTGCCTACAAAGACAGTCAAGGTGGGCGAATACTTTTACATGCAGGTTTTTCAGAACACGGATGAATTATGA
- a CDS encoding arsenate reductase ArsC yields MTAKAKVLFICQHNSGRSQIAEAYLRKLYGDHFEIESAGFEPAEEINPLVVKVMKEDDIDLTDKNPRSVFELFKSGKLYDHVITVCHDSESRCPIFPGITKRWHWPFPDPSVAEGNESEKLEAVRKIRDMIKTWLVDPPEGTINFQSLMKS; encoded by the coding sequence ATGACAGCCAAAGCCAAAGTTCTTTTCATTTGCCAGCACAACAGTGGCCGCAGCCAAATAGCCGAAGCCTATCTCCGAAAATTGTACGGCGATCATTTTGAAATCGAAAGTGCCGGTTTCGAACCTGCTGAAGAAATCAATCCGTTGGTCGTCAAGGTGATGAAAGAAGACGATATTGATTTGACAGATAAAAATCCCCGAAGCGTTTTCGAATTGTTCAAAAGCGGTAAACTTTATGATCATGTCATCACCGTATGTCATGATTCGGAATCACGTTGTCCTATTTTTCCCGGAATTACAAAACGCTGGCATTGGCCGTTTCCGGATCCTTCTGTCGCTGAGGGAAACGAATCCGAAAAGTTAGAGGCTGTTCGAAAAATACGGGATATGATCAAAACATGGTTAGTTGATCCACCAGAAGGTACAATTAACTTTCAATCGTTGATGAAATCATAG